The following coding sequences lie in one Vibrio toranzoniae genomic window:
- a CDS encoding protein-disulfide reductase DsbD family protein — MRTCVKTLVTALLVMTSFTALAQTTGWLSAPEHPPVKMRMMSTGEQSDDGSQIQTVLDVVLDGDWKTYWRSPGEGGIPPSWDWSDSTNIESVEWHWPIPKYYEQLDVMTLGYKKHVSFPVTLTLKDNTKPAMFKASLTFPSCTNICVLTDYDIELPIDPQTLALDEEAMFLFNQGMSQSPREANRTSVNGLFWDKSKQQLVTQLMSKEGWDKPMVLIDGQEVIDDFFSQPTVHINDNTMTAVFDVSNWIGEVDLTDRTVSVTVSDTNFAEEMTAQVGSEPIAYQSSNTSFIAMIGFALIGGLILNIMPCVLPVLGMKLNSIIQNQGASNRHIRISFLASAMGVITSFGLLALGMTALKVGGNAIGWGIQFQNVWFIGFMLIITLLFSINLLGLFEFRLPSGLNTWMATKGDDSHSGHFVQGMFATLLATPCSAPFLGTAVAYALGASYQELWAIFIALGIGMSAPWLIFALFPSLTQLLPKPGAWMFKVKLFFGLMMFITSLWLTSLLSPFIGKFPTILLSLFIVMSVLVWIGIKLGRKVLIPIMATTTLMFGAALIVGSVTADNWATPIVDDLAWQKLDAKQIPQLVDEGKTVFVDVTADWCITCKANKIGVILQDPVYNHLQQEDIILMKGDWTTPSESVTQYLQSNGRFGVPFNIVYGPSYKNGIPLPVILDSDTVVQAIDAAR; from the coding sequence ATGCGTACATGCGTGAAAACGCTAGTCACTGCCCTTTTGGTTATGACGTCATTTACTGCTTTAGCACAGACTACGGGATGGCTCAGCGCGCCTGAACATCCGCCAGTCAAAATGCGAATGATGTCGACAGGTGAACAGTCGGATGACGGTTCTCAGATTCAAACCGTACTCGATGTCGTGCTCGACGGCGACTGGAAAACCTACTGGCGCAGCCCAGGCGAAGGTGGTATTCCACCAAGCTGGGACTGGTCTGATTCAACAAACATTGAGTCGGTAGAGTGGCACTGGCCAATTCCGAAGTACTACGAGCAGCTAGACGTAATGACGTTGGGCTACAAAAAGCACGTCAGCTTTCCGGTCACACTGACACTGAAAGACAACACTAAGCCCGCCATGTTTAAGGCTTCGCTCACCTTTCCGTCGTGCACTAATATCTGTGTGTTAACCGATTACGACATCGAACTGCCGATCGACCCACAAACATTAGCGCTCGATGAAGAAGCCATGTTCTTGTTCAATCAAGGCATGAGCCAATCTCCACGCGAAGCTAACCGCACTTCTGTGAACGGTCTGTTCTGGGATAAGAGTAAGCAACAACTAGTGACTCAGCTCATGAGTAAAGAAGGCTGGGATAAGCCGATGGTGTTGATTGATGGGCAAGAAGTGATTGATGACTTCTTCTCTCAGCCAACCGTTCATATCAATGACAACACAATGACTGCCGTATTCGATGTGAGTAACTGGATTGGCGAAGTCGACTTAACCGATCGCACCGTTAGCGTCACGGTTTCAGATACAAACTTTGCTGAAGAGATGACGGCGCAGGTTGGCTCAGAGCCTATTGCCTATCAATCAAGTAACACCAGCTTTATTGCGATGATTGGCTTTGCCTTAATTGGTGGCTTGATCCTCAATATCATGCCATGTGTGTTGCCGGTATTAGGAATGAAGCTAAACAGCATCATTCAAAACCAAGGAGCATCAAACCGACATATCCGAATCTCATTCCTAGCATCTGCTATGGGGGTTATTACGTCATTTGGACTGTTAGCCCTCGGCATGACAGCTCTAAAAGTGGGGGGTAATGCGATTGGTTGGGGAATCCAATTCCAAAACGTTTGGTTTATCGGGTTCATGCTGATCATCACCCTACTGTTCTCAATCAACCTACTTGGTTTATTCGAGTTCAGACTGCCATCGGGTTTGAACACATGGATGGCAACCAAAGGCGATGACTCACATTCAGGCCACTTTGTTCAAGGCATGTTTGCGACGCTGTTAGCAACGCCGTGTAGCGCGCCATTCTTAGGAACCGCTGTCGCGTATGCACTCGGAGCAAGTTACCAAGAGTTATGGGCTATCTTCATCGCACTTGGTATCGGCATGAGTGCACCTTGGCTTATTTTCGCACTGTTCCCTAGCCTCACCCAACTGCTACCAAAGCCGGGCGCATGGATGTTCAAAGTTAAGCTGTTTTTTGGCTTAATGATGTTCATTACCAGCCTTTGGTTAACAAGCCTTCTGAGCCCATTCATTGGTAAGTTCCCAACCATCTTGTTGTCACTGTTTATCGTGATGTCAGTCTTAGTTTGGATTGGCATTAAGTTAGGACGTAAGGTACTGATTCCTATCATGGCAACCACTACCTTGATGTTTGGTGCTGCTCTTATTGTCGGTAGTGTTACTGCAGATAACTGGGCGACACCTATCGTTGATGACCTTGCTTGGCAAAAGCTGGATGCGAAGCAAATCCCTCAGTTAGTTGATGAAGGCAAAACGGTCTTTGTTGATGTGACTGCTGATTGGTGTATCACCTGTAAGGCGAACAAGATCGGTGTGATTCTTCAAGACCCGGTTTACAACCACCTGCAACAAGAAGACATTATTTTGATGAAAGGCGATTGGACAACACCAAGTGAAAGCGTCACTCAATACTTACAAAGTAACGGCCGATTTGGTGTGCCATTTAATATCGTGTATGGCCCAAGCTATAAAAACGGTATTCCACTGCCCGTGATTCTGGACAGTGACACTGTCGTTCAAGCCATCGATGCTGCGAGATAA
- a CDS encoding mechanosensitive ion channel family protein: protein MMKVWRCLLLMLTFVAFGSFAQSVEKIAAVQDQLLLDLATLETAHDAEKPFLEDILRRKNQSLREEITPQLSSDTKEGLDVTLAKQVELLQKLLALNEVKIASMTKESLSAENDVQKRLELQIQRRVRMMDTYYQQLSKTLNWSKNRGVDVTVHESELKTALIARSQYLTNAILYTDTQRQDLEARLSFVSEEDKAAIKTELERFSERISTMVASLEKTITLMEPFGVDVTSYKRVLLTTTGDINVDVLEVDVALELLDGWLRSLSSWAFENTPSFIVKLALFLGILYVTRLISNITRKTVRKSVSHSKMDFSLLMQEFFVSIASKAVVFIGLLIALSQIGIELAPLLTGFGVAGIIIGFALQDTLSNFASGLMILIYRPYDVGDMVKVSGVQGTVKDMNLVSTTVQTIDNQRLVIPNNKIWGDVINNITAERVRRVDMVFGIGYSDDIDKAKSVLNDIIIAHPLVLKKPEHMIKLHTLNTSSVDFVVRPWVKTDDYWDVYWDVTETVKKRFDEEGITIPFPQRDVHIYNHEES from the coding sequence ATGATGAAGGTTTGGCGTTGTCTATTGTTAATGTTGACGTTTGTAGCATTTGGCAGTTTTGCGCAAAGCGTTGAAAAAATAGCAGCAGTACAAGATCAGTTATTGCTTGATTTGGCAACACTAGAAACGGCGCATGATGCGGAGAAACCATTTCTGGAAGATATATTAAGGCGTAAGAACCAAAGCTTACGAGAAGAGATTACTCCCCAGTTATCATCCGATACAAAAGAGGGGCTTGATGTCACTCTTGCTAAGCAGGTTGAACTCTTACAAAAATTGCTGGCATTGAATGAAGTTAAAATTGCTTCAATGACCAAGGAAAGCCTTTCCGCTGAAAATGATGTTCAAAAGCGTCTCGAATTACAAATTCAAAGACGAGTCCGAATGATGGACACTTACTATCAGCAGTTGTCTAAGACATTAAATTGGTCGAAAAATCGTGGTGTAGATGTCACTGTCCATGAAAGTGAGTTAAAAACGGCGCTAATCGCTCGTTCTCAATATCTTACTAACGCCATTTTATACACGGACACACAGCGTCAAGACTTAGAGGCGCGTTTGTCTTTTGTTAGTGAAGAAGACAAAGCCGCCATTAAAACCGAGCTTGAACGCTTTAGTGAACGTATTAGTACTATGGTGGCAAGTTTAGAAAAGACCATCACTTTAATGGAACCGTTTGGCGTGGATGTGACTTCCTACAAGCGGGTACTACTGACCACGACAGGTGATATTAATGTTGATGTGTTAGAGGTTGATGTAGCGCTCGAATTGTTGGATGGGTGGCTTCGCTCGTTGAGCTCATGGGCCTTTGAAAACACCCCCTCTTTTATTGTCAAACTCGCCTTATTTTTAGGCATTTTGTATGTGACTCGTTTAATTTCCAATATTACTCGTAAGACGGTCCGGAAAAGTGTGTCGCACTCAAAAATGGACTTTAGCTTATTAATGCAGGAGTTCTTTGTATCAATCGCATCTAAAGCCGTTGTTTTTATCGGTTTGCTTATCGCACTCTCTCAAATTGGGATTGAGCTAGCTCCGTTACTCACTGGTTTTGGTGTCGCGGGCATCATTATTGGTTTCGCGTTGCAAGATACGTTGTCAAATTTTGCATCGGGTTTGATGATTTTGATCTATCGCCCTTACGATGTTGGAGACATGGTTAAAGTATCAGGCGTTCAAGGTACTGTAAAAGACATGAACTTAGTCTCTACCACTGTTCAAACGATCGATAACCAACGCTTGGTGATCCCAAACAACAAGATCTGGGGGGACGTGATCAACAACATCACTGCAGAACGTGTGAGACGGGTTGATATGGTTTTTGGTATTGGTTACTCCGATGACATCGATAAAGCAAAATCTGTGTTGAACGACATCATCATTGCACACCCTTTAGTGCTAAAAAAACCAGAGCATATGATCAAGCTTCATACCTTGAATACCTCTTCTGTAGATTTCGTGGTAAGGCCTTGGGTTAAGACCGATGATTACTGGGATGTGTACTGGGACGTAACAGAAACGGTGAAGAAACGCTTTGATGAAGAAGGCATCACGATTCCATTCCCTCAACGAGATGTTCATATTTATAATCATGAAGAGAGTTGA
- a CDS encoding RecX family transcriptional regulator, translating to MNDSQQKTNTRNTTVRKATRIESVMNSAMWHLTQKDMTESELIAKLKVKTDNQDWINDTLSRLKGYGYLKSDQDFAEQFAEQAFFGEFGSRYIVEKLKKKGLTDSIIADAIHKVSVDKNIDEQTILIDRINNYYTSFSMSREKLVAALQKRGFSYQQVKVAIEQHPQAYELKSNIQIKAEKADLEKEVLKYARKGKGMTAIQQELKQRQIDTSELSSLVDRLINEEQLDFYTSCLEQLQKKSYDLNDHKERSKAYAMLSRKGFSSEEIKFALSEGNEVS from the coding sequence ATGAATGATTCACAGCAAAAAACCAATACAAGAAATACAACGGTAAGAAAAGCGACACGAATCGAAAGTGTTATGAACTCTGCGATGTGGCATCTAACTCAGAAGGATATGACAGAGAGTGAGTTGATTGCGAAGCTGAAAGTGAAGACGGATAATCAAGATTGGATCAATGACACATTGAGTAGGTTGAAAGGTTATGGGTATCTGAAATCTGATCAGGATTTCGCTGAGCAATTTGCTGAACAAGCCTTCTTCGGCGAGTTTGGTTCTCGATATATCGTAGAAAAGTTGAAGAAGAAGGGGTTAACGGACTCAATTATTGCTGATGCGATCCATAAGGTTTCTGTAGACAAAAATATAGATGAACAAACCATCTTGATAGACAGAATCAACAACTACTATACAAGTTTTAGTATGAGCCGTGAAAAGCTTGTCGCAGCATTACAAAAACGTGGTTTTAGCTATCAACAGGTGAAAGTTGCCATTGAACAGCACCCGCAAGCGTATGAACTGAAAAGTAATATCCAAATTAAGGCAGAAAAAGCCGATTTGGAGAAAGAAGTGCTCAAGTATGCTCGAAAAGGTAAAGGCATGACCGCTATCCAACAAGAGCTTAAGCAACGACAAATTGACACCAGCGAGCTGTCATCGTTAGTCGATCGTTTGATCAACGAAGAACAGTTAGATTTTTACACTTCTTGTTTGGAACAGTTGCAGAAAAAGTCTTATGACCTTAACGATCATAAAGAACGTTCAAAGGCTTACGCCATGTTGAGTCGTAAAGGCTTTTCATCCGAAGAGATCAAGTTTGCATTGAGTGAGGGGAATGAGGTGAGTTGA
- a CDS encoding HAMP domain-containing methyl-accepting chemotaxis protein yields the protein MSIKDLSVVKKIWLSYLTVFIVFAAVSMMLVLSLSTLNKDISVLTEKSLPSVAILKGIQVDITKVRKDEFSLLPNGNSPQIGEWLKDLDQWRADVQSGIADFESLALNPEEKKSFNTFKDTWSQYIQETRPYNDLLSQGKPDEANKIVLSSFSTYSKALKSLDDTLALNNELVNHIGEEVHAEALATKYSAGIGAVVIFIVIGLSSVVLSRAICRPVDRALAFASKIAQGQLNNTIDEKELTKDELGTLLKELVTMQGNLHSLVSDISDSTIQLTAAVEEVSAISSQTASGMQNQQLELSSVASAMTEMQAAVGEVAQNTEVGATSAYSATEVTKKGTDTLQRTTAVIERVSQTIQDSDDLAQELESSSNNINLVVDVIRGIAEQTNLLALNAAIEAARAGEQGRGFAVVADEVRSLAQRTQDSTSQIVEIVNQLQENTNKMGSSSRDCQAGIAQCVEQVNEAGSQIQEIEQSVDNIAQMSTQIATACSEQNSVSEELNRSVDQINSTSTEMAEGASQTAVACQQISSLAHNLQARMETFKL from the coding sequence ATGAGTATTAAAGATTTAAGTGTCGTAAAAAAAATATGGTTGAGCTATTTAACCGTATTTATTGTATTTGCAGCAGTATCGATGATGTTGGTACTGAGTTTATCGACGCTTAATAAGGATATTTCAGTTCTTACAGAGAAGAGTTTACCTTCTGTCGCTATTCTGAAGGGAATCCAAGTAGACATTACTAAAGTGCGAAAAGATGAGTTTTCATTATTACCAAATGGAAATAGTCCTCAAATTGGTGAATGGCTGAAAGATCTAGATCAATGGCGTGCAGATGTACAATCAGGTATTGCTGATTTTGAATCTCTGGCTCTTAATCCTGAAGAAAAGAAGTCGTTTAACACCTTCAAGGATACTTGGAGTCAATATATACAAGAAACTAGGCCTTATAATGACTTGTTGAGTCAGGGGAAGCCTGATGAAGCAAATAAAATCGTGCTATCCAGTTTCTCCACCTATTCAAAAGCACTTAAAAGTTTGGACGATACGCTTGCCTTAAATAATGAGTTGGTCAACCATATTGGTGAAGAGGTTCATGCAGAAGCGCTTGCTACTAAATATAGTGCAGGCATTGGTGCAGTAGTGATTTTCATTGTTATAGGACTGTCTTCTGTCGTACTTTCTCGTGCGATTTGTCGTCCTGTTGATCGTGCATTGGCGTTTGCTTCCAAGATAGCGCAAGGTCAGTTGAACAACACGATTGATGAGAAAGAGCTTACTAAAGATGAGTTAGGTACTTTGTTGAAAGAGCTAGTAACAATGCAAGGCAACTTGCATTCATTGGTTTCTGATATCAGCGATTCCACAATTCAGCTTACAGCGGCGGTAGAGGAAGTGAGTGCTATCTCCTCTCAAACCGCTTCTGGCATGCAGAATCAACAGCTTGAACTGAGTTCTGTTGCTTCGGCAATGACAGAAATGCAAGCAGCAGTAGGGGAAGTAGCACAAAACACCGAGGTTGGTGCGACGTCTGCTTACTCAGCTACCGAGGTGACAAAAAAGGGAACAGATACTCTTCAACGTACCACTGCTGTCATAGAGCGAGTGTCACAAACCATTCAAGACTCTGATGACTTAGCACAAGAGCTTGAATCTAGCTCGAATAACATCAACCTAGTTGTTGACGTGATTCGTGGTATCGCAGAACAGACAAACCTACTTGCACTCAATGCGGCCATTGAAGCTGCGCGTGCGGGGGAGCAAGGACGAGGATTCGCGGTAGTGGCTGATGAAGTTCGTTCATTGGCTCAACGTACGCAAGATTCTACCTCGCAAATTGTCGAAATAGTCAATCAACTGCAAGAAAACACCAACAAGATGGGGAGCTCAAGCCGTGATTGCCAAGCCGGGATTGCTCAGTGTGTCGAGCAGGTCAATGAGGCAGGCAGTCAAATCCAAGAAATTGAACAATCGGTTGATAATATTGCTCAAATGAGCACTCAAATCGCAACGGCGTGCAGCGAACAAAATTCAGTTTCTGAAGAGCTTAATCGTAGTGTCGATCAGATTAATAGTACATCTACAGAAATGGCTGAGGGGGCATCGCAAACAGCGGTAGCTTGTCAGCAAATTAGCAGCCTTGCTCATAATCTTCAAGCTAGGATGGAAACGTTTAAGCTCTGA